The genome window CGACGGCGATCGGCGTGTCGCGGTTCTCGGGAAACCGCAGAACCGAGTCGCGCAGCCGAACAGGTGCGGGCAGTATCTCGGTCAGGATCGACAGCGCGTTGATGCCGGTGTCGAACACGCCCTGCCCGCCCGGCTCCCAGATCCATTGCTGGCCGGGATGCCAGACGCGCACGTTCTCCTTCCACGAGATATGCCCACCCGTCACCTTGCGCCGCGCCAGCCAGTCGCGCGCATCCGCCACGCCCAGCGCATGGCGCAGGTGCCAGCTCGCATAAAGCACCGTGCCCTTCTCTTCCGCGAGATCGGCAAGCTGCCGGACCTCGGCCACCGTGACGCCCGGCGGCTTCTCCAGAAGCACGTCGCGACCCGCGGCGATGGCCTCCCGCGCGGCCTCGAACCGCGGGACGGGCGGCATCGTCATGACGATCGTTCGGATATCCTCCCGCGCATCCAGCAGGTCCGTCAGAGACTCGTAATTCTCGATCCCGTCGACCCCGCCCGACCCGCTGACCGTGGCGGCCAGTTCGAAATCGGGACTGTCCGCGATGGCGGGGATATGCTGATCGTGGGCGATCTTGCCCACGCCCACGATGGCGATCCTGGTCGCACTCATTCTGTCTTCCTTCCGAAACCCGTGTCAGGTGCGGATGTGGCGCGCGGGCATCCGGGATCAATGTGGCGCGCCTTCACACCGGGCGTGCGCTGCGGCATAGATTGACGCGAAACGAAGGAAACATGCCGATGACGGACAGACATGCCGATACCAGGACCCTTATCCTCGGCGGAACGCAGGGCGTGGGCCTCGCCATCGCGCGGCGACTTGCCGCAGAGGGATGCCGCCATCTGATCGTTACCGGACGCGACGCCGCGCGGGGCGAGGCTGCGGCCGCCGGGATCGGCGCGCGGTTCGTGGCAAGCGATCTGTCCGATACCGACGCCACGACGCGCGTCGTCGATGAGGCGGCCGAGGCCTTCGGACGGCTCGACGCGATGGTGGTGGCCGGTGCGCTGACCGATCGCGGCTCGATCCTCGACGCGACGCCCGAGACGTTCGACGCGATCATGGCCACGAATGTCCGAAGCCCGTTCTTCGCGTTGCAGCGCTTCGCGCAGCGCGCCCGCGCGGCCGGCCATTCCGCATCGGTGGTCAACATCCTGTCGATCGTCATTCATGGCGGGCAGAGCTTCCTCGCCCCCTATGCCGCGTCGAAGGCCGCGCTGGCCAACGTGACCAGGAACGCGGCCAGCACGCTCGCCCCCGACCGGATCCGCGTCAACGGCATCAATATCGGCTGGATGGACACCCCCGGCGAGGACGCGGTCCAGCGCAAGTTCCACGGCGGCGGCGACGACTGGCTCGCCCGCGCCGAGGCGTCGCGCCCGATGGGCACCCTCGTCAAACCAGATCACGTCGCGGCCCTCGCCGCCTACATGCTCAGCGCCGAGGCCGGCGTCATGACCGGCGCGCTCGTCGATTTCGACCAGCTCGTGCCGGGGATCTATCCCGAATGAAGATCCTCGACGGCGCGCATCCGTTCTTCCGCCCGCTCTGGCGGCGGGTGGTCATCACGGCGATCTGCCTCGTCTGGGCGGTGGTCGAACTCTCGCGCGGATCGCCCGGCTGGGCCGCGATTTTCGGCGCGATGGGCGCACTCTGCATCTACGAATTCTTCATCGTCCGTCGCTCCGACGACGACAGGTGACACGAAAAAAGGGCCCCCGCAGGGGCCCTTGGAAGTTTCGCGCACCAGTCTCTCTCGTTACCGCTCGTTCAATGTTATCTGCCTGCGTCCTGGCGCACGTCCAAGGCGAGCGCACCCGCCTCGTGACCGGTCGAAAGGGAGGAGGTTTCGCCGCGAAACCTCCCCCCTTCTGCAAACTCCGTTCTCAGCTACACCCGGACGTCCCGCCGCAGGTGTTGCACTTCATGCAGGTGCCGTTGCGCACCAGCGTATAGTTTCCGCATTCCCCGCACGGATCCCCCTCGTAGCCCTGCATCCGGGCCTTGGCGCGGGCATCCATCTGGGTCGCGGGGGCCGTTTCGGTCGCGACGGCCGCCACCGTCTCGCCCCCCTCGTCGAGGGCGACGGCCTGACCGGCATTGCCCTGCAGGACGACGAAGTCCTTGGGCGCGCGGCCCCGCAGATATCCGGTCGAGGCCACCTGCCGCAGCACGTCGAGCGGCGAGGACCCGCCCGATTGGGGCATGTCGGCGAAATTCCGCTTACCCTCTTCCTCGCCTCGGCCGAGTTCGTCGAAGCTCGCGCCTTCGGGTTTCACATGGGCCAGGTCCGTACGGTCGAGATAGCTGACGGCAAGCTCTCTGAAGATGTAGTCGAGAATCGAGGTCGCATTCTTGATAGTCTCGTTGCCCTGCACCATCCCGGCGGGTTCGAACCGGGTGAAGGTGAAGGCGTCCACGAATTCCTCGAGCGGCACGCCGTATTGCAGGCCCACCGACACGGCGATGGCGAAGTTGTTCATCATCGCCCGGAAGCCCGCGCCTTCCTTGTGCATGTCGATGAAGATCTCGCCCAGCTTGCCGTCGCGGTATTCGCCGGTCCTGAGATAGACCTTGTGGCCGCCCACGATCGCCTTCTGGGTATAGCCGCGGCGGCGTTCGGGCATCCGCTCGCGTCCCTTGGCGACCTCTTTCATGACGATCTTCTCGACGATCTTCTCGGCCAGGACGCCCGCCTTTTCCTGGTGCGAGCCGGTGGCGAGGATCTCCTCGGCCTCCTCGTCGTCCTCGACCAGGGCGGCGGCCAGCGGCTGGGACAGTTTCGAGCCGTCGCGATAGAGCGCGTTGGCCTTCACGCCCAGCGACCAGCTGAGCTCGTAGGCGCGCTTGCAATCCTCGATCGTGGCGTCGTTGGGCATGTTGATCGTCTTGGAGATCGCACCCGAGATGAAGCTCTGCGCGGCGGCCATCATGTGGATGTGGCTCTCGACGCTGAGATAGCGCTTGCCGGTCTTGCCGCAGGGGTTCGCACAGTCGAAGATATGGTAATGTTCGCGCTTGAGATGCGGCGCGCCCTCGAGCGTCATGGTCCCGCAGACATGGGCGTTGGCGGCCTCGATATCGGCGCGGGTGAAGCCCAGGTGACGCAGCAGGTCGAAGGTCGGATCGTTGAGCTTGGCGGTGGGGATGCCCAGCGTCTCGCGGCAGAATTCCTCGCCCAGCGTCCACTGGTTCATCACGAAGCGGATGTCGAAGGCCGACGGCAGCGCCGCCTCGATCCGGTCGATCTCGGCCTGGCCGAAGCCGTGGCCGACCAAAGCCTGGTGGTTGATGCCGGGCGCGTTGCCGAGCGTGCCGTGGCCGACCGCATGGCTGACGATCTCGGCGATCTGGGCCGATCCGTAACCGAGATTCTCGAGCGCGGCGGGGACCGAGCGGTTGATGATCTTGAAGTAGCCGCCGCCCGCGAGCTTCTTGAACTTCACCAGAGCGAAGTCGGGCTCGATGCCCGTGGTGTCGCAATCCATGACGAGCCCGATCGTGCCGGTCGGCGCGATGACGGAGACCTGCGCGTTGCGGTAGCCGTGCTGTTCGCCGAGAGCCAGCGCGTCGTCCCACGCACGGGTCGCCAGCGACAGAAGCGACTTGTCGGGGCAGTTGTCGTGGTCGAGCGGCACGGGCTTCACGTCGAGCGCCTCGTAGCCCGACGCCTTGCCATGCGCGGCGGTGCGGTGGTTGCGGATCACCCGCAGCATGTGGGCCGCGTTCTTGGCGTAGCCCGGGAAGGCCCCGAGTTCGCCCGCCATCTCGGC of Palleronia sp. LCG004 contains these proteins:
- a CDS encoding Gfo/Idh/MocA family oxidoreductase, whose translation is MSATRIAIVGVGKIAHDQHIPAIADSPDFELAATVSGSGGVDGIENYESLTDLLDAREDIRTIVMTMPPVPRFEAAREAIAAGRDVLLEKPPGVTVAEVRQLADLAEEKGTVLYASWHLRHALGVADARDWLARRKVTGGHISWKENVRVWHPGQQWIWEPGGQGVFDTGINALSILTEILPAPVRLRDSVLRFPENRDTPIAVDLTFVDMQGAVITADFDWRLEETASWTMEFQTEDGTIRLEEGAAILKIDGVDQGAEGPGEYPGLYRHFATLLRERRSDVDDRPLVQVADAFLFGRREIVEPFDEA
- a CDS encoding SDR family oxidoreductase encodes the protein MTDRHADTRTLILGGTQGVGLAIARRLAAEGCRHLIVTGRDAARGEAAAAGIGARFVASDLSDTDATTRVVDEAAEAFGRLDAMVVAGALTDRGSILDATPETFDAIMATNVRSPFFALQRFAQRARAAGHSASVVNILSIVIHGGQSFLAPYAASKAALANVTRNAASTLAPDRIRVNGINIGWMDTPGEDAVQRKFHGGGDDWLARAEASRPMGTLVKPDHVAALAAYMLSAEAGVMTGALVDFDQLVPGIYPE
- a CDS encoding vitamin B12-dependent ribonucleotide reductase; amino-acid sequence: MKIDRRFTKSGQDAYAELDFTTTVSEIRNPDGTIVFRNDAVEVPSAWSQVASDVIAQKYFRKAGVPSNLRRVKEKGVPEFLWRSVAEEGAVMGGETSSKQVFDRLAGAWAYWGWKGGYFTTEADARAYYDEMRYMLATQKAAPNSPQWFNTGLHWAYGIDGPAQGHHYVDFQTGKLTKSQSSYEHPQPHACFIQSVSDDLVNDGGIMDLWVREARLFKYGSGTGTNFSSLRAEGESLSGGGKSSGLMGFLKIGDRAAGAIKSGGTTRRAAKMVIVDADHPDIEDFIDWKVLEEQKVASIVAGSKMHEKYLNDIFAAFKVWDGKPEDAYDPKINDALKAAVKAAKKVSIPETYIKRVLDYGKQGYDAIEFPTYDTDWDSEAYSSVSGQNSNNSIRVTDAFLKAVEQDADWDLISRTDGKVSRTVRARELWEKVGHAAWACADPGIQYHDTVNAWHTCPEDGEIRGSNPCSEYMFLDDTACNLASMNLLTFLKDGAFQSEDYMHATRLWTVTLEISVLMAQFPSKEIAQRSYDFRTLGLGYANIGGLLMNMGHGYDSDEGRALCGALTALMTGVSYATSAEMAGELGAFPGYAKNAAHMLRVIRNHRTAAHGKASGYEALDVKPVPLDHDNCPDKSLLSLATRAWDDALALGEQHGYRNAQVSVIAPTGTIGLVMDCDTTGIEPDFALVKFKKLAGGGYFKIINRSVPAALENLGYGSAQIAEIVSHAVGHGTLGNAPGINHQALVGHGFGQAEIDRIEAALPSAFDIRFVMNQWTLGEEFCRETLGIPTAKLNDPTFDLLRHLGFTRADIEAANAHVCGTMTLEGAPHLKREHYHIFDCANPCGKTGKRYLSVESHIHMMAAAQSFISGAISKTINMPNDATIEDCKRAYELSWSLGVKANALYRDGSKLSQPLAAALVEDDEEAEEILATGSHQEKAGVLAEKIVEKIVMKEVAKGRERMPERRRGYTQKAIVGGHKVYLRTGEYRDGKLGEIFIDMHKEGAGFRAMMNNFAIAVSVGLQYGVPLEEFVDAFTFTRFEPAGMVQGNETIKNATSILDYIFRELAVSYLDRTDLAHVKPEGASFDELGRGEEEGKRNFADMPQSGGSSPLDVLRQVASTGYLRGRAPKDFVVLQGNAGQAVALDEGGETVAAVATETAPATQMDARAKARMQGYEGDPCGECGNYTLVRNGTCMKCNTCGGTSGCS